One Ranitomeya variabilis isolate aRanVar5 chromosome 4, aRanVar5.hap1, whole genome shotgun sequence genomic window, AAAAACCATTATTCGTAGACTGTAGTTGGCATACGGAGAGTGATAGCTACTCTAATGCAGGCTGATCTGGGATTTAAAGGTGCGTTGAACTTTAACAATTTGCCTAATGACAAAGCTTGTCGCCTCAGTTAAATTCGCACTTACTAAATAATCGTGTTCTGCCCTGACACTGTTACATAACATGGGATTTGTGTATTTTCGGCCTGAAAGACCTTTAAATCCTTTTTTCACGATCAAGCGCTAAGGCCATGAATTGTGTTCACCAGTATGGGGAGGTATTCCCTATGCTACCCCAACTCTGCCATTCGGGAAATAAACCAAGAGATGTTTTAGGGGTCCCAAACTGATCTAAATTATTTTCCAGCTTGATACTATGGGATTTGTAGGAAGTTATGTCTGTTTTGGTTAAGGTGTTGGTCTGCACCCCATCGGACTTCCACTCCGCGTGAACGATAGTGTAGTTCTGTCCATCGTTATTGTCCCAGAACACTTGGCCACCACTCTCATAGGATATGCAGAACTCAATTTTTTCATGACTGGGAATGTTAAAAGGCAGGTCTACAGCAAAGGAGAAAGTGTCAGTGTCGGAGCCTCCATAAACATTATTCATGTACACACAGTCCAAATCTATGAAGGTTTTCCAGGTGCTAAAGGTTATTCGCACCTTCACGGTTTTTTCGAAGCTGAGGTTTTTCACTTTGATGGTACCAGCAACAGACCTCTCCTGAAGGCTGCAATTCTCCAGACATACAAAGTTCTTTTGGATCTTGTTGCGAAACTGTAGATAATCAGCAGACGGCTGTGTGAATCCCAGGATCAGATTCTTTTCTTCATGTAATTTGAGGCTGGCGGTGATATCTTCGAGATCTCTTAGATCAAATTGCAGGTCAACCGCGGGTTCTTCTTTAAACTCTGAGAACACATGGACTGATGTTAAGGACAGTCCTTTTGAATCAGCAAAGATGACTTTCTTTTTAGCTCGGGATTTGGATCGGTTCCACTCATTGTTCCTGGACTCAGATTCCTTCTTCAGCGACAGACATGGTCGTAACGGCTTAAATCGATTCACAAAATTCCTCCCCCTGCAGTCTTCGTAGGGGCTGAGAAACTTCTTTAACGGAGGAGAATGCGCTAAGCAAATCCTCACTGCAACATCAACCGGCATGATAGACCGTGGAAGGGAACGTGGTTCCAGTATCTGGATCATTCTGGAGAAGACAAAAACATATAGAATGGTGGATGTTAGCAGAGGAACTGAGACAATATTGAAGGCTTATGATGAAACTGCATCTAACGGGAATCACATACAGGATGTACGTTGAGCAAGGTACTAGAGTTCGGT contains:
- the PPP1R3C gene encoding protein phosphatase 1 regulatory subunit 3C; the protein is MIQILEPRSLPRSIMPVDVAVRICLAHSPPLKKFLSPYEDCRGRNFVNRFKPLRPCLSLKKESESRNNEWNRSKSRAKKKVIFADSKGLSLTSVHVFSEFKEEPAVDLQFDLRDLEDITASLKLHEEKNLILGFTQPSADYLQFRNKIQKNFVCLENCSLQERSVAGTIKVKNLSFEKTVKVRITFSTWKTFIDLDCVYMNNVYGGSDTDTFSFAVDLPFNIPSHEKIEFCISYESGGQVFWDNNDGQNYTIVHAEWKSDGVQTNTLTKTDITSYKSHSIKLENNLDQFGTPKTSLGLFPEWQSWGSIGNTSPYW